From the Gadus chalcogrammus isolate NIFS_2021 chromosome 15, NIFS_Gcha_1.0, whole genome shotgun sequence genome, one window contains:
- the cfap36 gene encoding cilia- and flagella-associated protein 36 isoform X1, producing MAQSGGFENGNRPKPVKDAPSTFKSKVWAHFGFYQTDSATLDKEFAICKNCLAKVKYTGNTTNMHSHLVRHHPELAAEERNASVSQPTIKTAFKAKLPSGSPRAASITKSIACFICKDLRPYSVVENEGFRRMLNTLEPRYDIPCRKYFTEKAISALYTETKAQVENALQSAERVALTCDAWTSRATESFVTFTVHFLLEWELRSYVLQTRAMSESHTGANMAEVIRKATEEWKLTGKDPAVVTDNASNMTVAVELTGYQHVRCFAHVLNLAAQHALKVPAVARLTGRVRRISTFFHRSTTAADALKRNQRMLALPHHKLITDVAVRWNSAYEMLARFLEQQPAVCAALLSPEVRKSTSDICTLTETDISNAEQVVQALKPMLVATKIMCEEKSPTISIIAPLLAQLLSDTTATIEDSSLVREIKTAILRDLSRRYDSMEEKKFLRISSALDPRFKSLQFLLPQDAQDTNTKLMEMAAALKEDDADMDTFQVSPDDKEGSPDPQTPETSAVRAHTPRKRKSALTDLLGQTFKMTHQRLSASSLAEREVKQYLDAPPLALTDDPLHWWKSHAQAYPLLAKLAQRHLCVPGTSVPAERVFSTAGDIISSQRSCLTSEHADQLLFLKKNMLFFARLHITDSVEFYFCSVLTLFFVFIKQFDSTCSAALCPLFTEKLITKQ from the exons ATGGCGCAAAGCGGGGGATTCGAAAACGGGAACAGACCAAAGCCGGTGAAAGATGCACCGTCGACTTTCAAATCAAAAGTCTGGGCCCACTTCGGCTTTTACCAGACTGACAGTGCAACGCTCGATAAAGAGTTCGCAATCTGCAAGAACTGCCTCGCTAAGGTCAAGTACACTGGCAACACAACGAACATGCACAGCCATCTTGTCCGTCATCATCCCGAGCTTGCCGCGGAGGAGAGGAATGCTTCTGTAAGCCAGCCTACAATCAAAACTGCATTTAAAGCAAAGCTTCCTTCTGGGTCCCCCAGGGCTGCAAGTATTACAAAGTCCATTGCTTGCTTCATTTGTAAAGATCTCAGACCATACAGTGTAGTTGAAAATGAAGGTTTCCGCCGAATGTTAAATACACTGGAACCAAGATATGACATACCCTGTAGGAAATACTTCACTGAAAAAGCAATTTCCGCTTTGTATACAGAGACGAAAGCACAAGTGGAAAACGCACTTCAGTCTGCTGAGAGAGTTGCACTTACATGCGACGCGTGGACGTCCAGGGCCACAGAATCATTTGTGACATTCACTGTTCATTTTCTTCTGGAGTGGGAACTGCGGTCCTATGTTCTCCAGACCCGGGCGATGTCCGAGTCGCACACTGGTGCCAACATGGCAGAAGTCATACGGAAGGCTACGGAAGAGTGGAAGCTCACGGGGAAAGACCCGGCGGTTGTCACTGACAACGCATCTAATATGACTGTTGCTGTTGAGCTAACTGGATACCAACACGTTCGGTGTTTTGCACACGTGCTTAACCTTGCTGCACAGCACGCACTGAAAGTGCCAGCTGTTGCTCGACTGACCGGGAGAGTCCGCAGGATTTCAACGTTTTTTCACAGAAGCACTACAGCCGCCGATGCACTGAAGAGAAACCAAAGGATGCTTGCACTGCCACATCACAAGCTGATCACAGACGTTGCTGTACGGTGGAACAGCGCTTATGAGATGCTGGCCAGGTTCCTTGAGCAGCAGCCTGCCGTCTGTGCTGCCCTCTTATCTCCTGAG GTAAGAAAGAGCACTAGTGACATCTGCACCCTGACTGAGACCGACATCTCAAATGCCGAACAGGTTGTGCAAGCCCTCAAGCCAATGCTGGTGGCAACAAAAATCATGTGCGAGGAGAAGAGCCCAACAATCTCCATAATTGCTCCGCTCCTTGCCCAGCTTTTGAGTGACACCACTGCCACCATTGAAGATTCCTCTCTCGTTAGAGAGATCAAGACCGCCATCCTCCGAGACCTGTCCAGGCGCTATGACTCTATGGAGGAGAAAAAGTTCCTGCGCATCTCGTCAGCCTTAGACCCCAGGTTTAAGTCTCTGCAGTTCCTATTGCCACAAGACGCCCAGGACACAAACACCAAATTAATGGAAATGGCTGCTGCTCTCAAG GAAGATGATGCAGACATGGATACATTTCAAGTGAGCCCTGACGACAAGGAGGGAAGCCCTGACCCACAGACTCCAGAGACTAGCGCAGTGAGGGCACACACACCAAGGAAGAGGAAGTCTGCGCTCACTGATCTCCTTGGTCAGACATTCAAGATGACCCACCAACGACTGTCGGCTTCTTCCTTGGCAGAAAGAGAGGTCAAGCAATACCTAGATGCTCCACCACTAGCACTGACTGATGACCCGTTGCACTGGTGGAAGTCTCATGCTCAAGCCTACCCACTCCTTGCCAAGCTGGCCCAAAGACATCTCTGTGTCCCAGGGACCAGTGTACCTGCGGAACGTGTCTTCTCTACAGCAGGTGACATAATCAGCTCTCAAAGGAGCTGTCTCACCTCTGAACATGCTGACCAGTTGCTCTTCCTGAAGAAGAACATGCTgttttttgcacgtttgcacaTTACAGATTCAGTTGAATTTTATTTTTGCTCTGTGTTAACTTTGTTCTTTGTGTTCATAAAACAATTTGATTCTACTTGTTCAGCAGCACTGTGTCCATTGTTTACAGAAAAGTTGATTACTAagcaatga
- the cfap36 gene encoding cilia- and flagella-associated protein 36 isoform X2, with the protein MSESHTGANMAEVIRKATEEWKLTGKDPAVVTDNASNMTVAVELTGYQHVRCFAHVLNLAAQHALKVPAVARLTGRVRRISTFFHRSTTAADALKRNQRMLALPHHKLITDVAVRWNSAYEMLARFLEQQPAVCAALLSPEVRKSTSDICTLTETDISNAEQVVQALKPMLVATKIMCEEKSPTISIIAPLLAQLLSDTTATIEDSSLVREIKTAILRDLSRRYDSMEEKKFLRISSALDPRFKSLQFLLPQDAQDTNTKLMEMAAALKEDDADMDTFQVSPDDKEGSPDPQTPETSAVRAHTPRKRKSALTDLLGQTFKMTHQRLSASSLAEREVKQYLDAPPLALTDDPLHWWKSHAQAYPLLAKLAQRHLCVPGTSVPAERVFSTAGDIISSQRSCLTSEHADQLLFLKKNMLFFARLHITDSVEFYFCSVLTLFFVFIKQFDSTCSAALCPLFTEKLITKQ; encoded by the exons ATGTCCGAGTCGCACACTGGTGCCAACATGGCAGAAGTCATACGGAAGGCTACGGAAGAGTGGAAGCTCACGGGGAAAGACCCGGCGGTTGTCACTGACAACGCATCTAATATGACTGTTGCTGTTGAGCTAACTGGATACCAACACGTTCGGTGTTTTGCACACGTGCTTAACCTTGCTGCACAGCACGCACTGAAAGTGCCAGCTGTTGCTCGACTGACCGGGAGAGTCCGCAGGATTTCAACGTTTTTTCACAGAAGCACTACAGCCGCCGATGCACTGAAGAGAAACCAAAGGATGCTTGCACTGCCACATCACAAGCTGATCACAGACGTTGCTGTACGGTGGAACAGCGCTTATGAGATGCTGGCCAGGTTCCTTGAGCAGCAGCCTGCCGTCTGTGCTGCCCTCTTATCTCCTGAG GTAAGAAAGAGCACTAGTGACATCTGCACCCTGACTGAGACCGACATCTCAAATGCCGAACAGGTTGTGCAAGCCCTCAAGCCAATGCTGGTGGCAACAAAAATCATGTGCGAGGAGAAGAGCCCAACAATCTCCATAATTGCTCCGCTCCTTGCCCAGCTTTTGAGTGACACCACTGCCACCATTGAAGATTCCTCTCTCGTTAGAGAGATCAAGACCGCCATCCTCCGAGACCTGTCCAGGCGCTATGACTCTATGGAGGAGAAAAAGTTCCTGCGCATCTCGTCAGCCTTAGACCCCAGGTTTAAGTCTCTGCAGTTCCTATTGCCACAAGACGCCCAGGACACAAACACCAAATTAATGGAAATGGCTGCTGCTCTCAAG GAAGATGATGCAGACATGGATACATTTCAAGTGAGCCCTGACGACAAGGAGGGAAGCCCTGACCCACAGACTCCAGAGACTAGCGCAGTGAGGGCACACACACCAAGGAAGAGGAAGTCTGCGCTCACTGATCTCCTTGGTCAGACATTCAAGATGACCCACCAACGACTGTCGGCTTCTTCCTTGGCAGAAAGAGAGGTCAAGCAATACCTAGATGCTCCACCACTAGCACTGACTGATGACCCGTTGCACTGGTGGAAGTCTCATGCTCAAGCCTACCCACTCCTTGCCAAGCTGGCCCAAAGACATCTCTGTGTCCCAGGGACCAGTGTACCTGCGGAACGTGTCTTCTCTACAGCAGGTGACATAATCAGCTCTCAAAGGAGCTGTCTCACCTCTGAACATGCTGACCAGTTGCTCTTCCTGAAGAAGAACATGCTgttttttgcacgtttgcacaTTACAGATTCAGTTGAATTTTATTTTTGCTCTGTGTTAACTTTGTTCTTTGTGTTCATAAAACAATTTGATTCTACTTGTTCAGCAGCACTGTGTCCATTGTTTACAGAAAAGTTGATTACTAagcaatga